Proteins co-encoded in one Haloarcula pelagica genomic window:
- a CDS encoding potassium channel family protein, producing MRFVIVGAGRVGLRTARVLRESDHEVVLIEHDDSAVERARNAGFEVIAGDGALEDTLGEADLGAADALAALTGDLNDNFVACMVAKEHGCRTVMRIDEDYREEIYKRYAQDVDEVIYPERLGAIAAKNALLGGNIRAVADIAHNLQLVELAITDSSPMRGYSLSELELPAKSRLLAHGKGDGPLAVPDPDQTLELDDSLVVLADFDVLGDVRSLVVGETDRATALGGA from the coding sequence ATGCGATTCGTTATCGTGGGTGCAGGTCGCGTCGGACTGCGCACCGCACGCGTCTTGCGTGAGAGCGACCACGAGGTCGTCCTCATCGAGCACGACGACAGTGCGGTCGAGCGGGCCCGCAACGCCGGGTTCGAGGTGATCGCTGGCGACGGCGCGCTCGAAGACACACTCGGGGAGGCCGACCTCGGCGCGGCGGACGCGCTGGCGGCGCTGACCGGCGACCTCAACGACAACTTCGTCGCCTGCATGGTGGCGAAAGAACACGGCTGTCGCACCGTCATGCGGATCGACGAGGACTACCGCGAGGAGATCTACAAGCGCTACGCCCAGGATGTCGACGAGGTCATCTACCCCGAACGGCTGGGCGCCATCGCCGCCAAGAACGCGCTCCTGGGGGGGAACATCCGGGCCGTCGCCGATATCGCCCACAACCTCCAGTTGGTCGAACTGGCGATCACCGACTCCTCACCCATGCGTGGGTACTCCCTGTCGGAACTGGAGTTACCCGCCAAATCGCGACTGCTCGCTCACGGGAAAGGCGACGGCCCGCTGGCCGTCCCGGACCCCGACCAGACGCTCGAACTCGACGACAGCCTGGTCGTCCTCGCCGACTTCGATGTCCTCGGGGATGTCCGGAGCCTCGTCGTCGGCGAGACCGACCGCGCGACCGCACTCGGAGGTGCCTAA
- a CDS encoding tubulin/FtsZ family protein: MKLAMIGFGQAGGKIVDKFLEYDHKTGSNIVRSAVAVNTAKADLLGLERIPQDNRVLIGQARVKGHGVGADNELGAEIAEEDIDEIQGAIDNIPVHEVDAFLIVAGLGGGTGSGGSPVLAKHLKRIYTEPVYGLGVLPGSDEGGIYTLNAARSFQTFVREVDNLLVFDNDAWRQTGESVEGGYDHINDEIVRRFGVLFGAGEVEAGDNVAESVVDSSEIINTLDGGGVSTVGYAAEDVELSGGGGLLSRFKGGDDGMDDGLDTANTTNRITSLVRKAALGRLTLPCEIDGSERALLVIAGPPEHLNRKGIERGRKWLEEQTGSMEVRGGDYPTETPKVAASILLSGVHNVPRIKELQQVAIEAQDNIDEIRQQSEDNLTDLVEDDEDELDPLF, translated from the coding sequence ATGAAACTCGCCATGATCGGCTTCGGGCAGGCCGGCGGCAAGATCGTCGATAAATTCCTCGAGTACGACCACAAGACGGGGTCGAACATCGTCCGGTCGGCGGTCGCGGTCAACACGGCCAAGGCCGACCTGCTCGGACTCGAGCGCATTCCCCAGGACAACAGGGTCCTCATCGGGCAGGCACGCGTGAAGGGTCACGGGGTCGGGGCCGACAACGAACTCGGCGCGGAGATCGCCGAGGAGGACATCGACGAGATCCAGGGCGCGATCGACAACATCCCGGTCCACGAGGTCGACGCGTTCCTCATCGTCGCGGGGCTGGGCGGCGGGACCGGCTCGGGCGGGTCGCCGGTACTGGCGAAACACCTCAAGCGGATCTACACGGAACCGGTGTACGGGCTCGGGGTCCTGCCGGGCAGTGACGAGGGCGGGATCTACACCCTCAACGCCGCCCGGTCGTTCCAGACGTTCGTCCGCGAGGTCGACAACCTGCTCGTGTTCGACAACGACGCCTGGCGCCAGACCGGCGAGTCCGTCGAGGGCGGCTACGACCACATCAACGACGAGATCGTCCGCCGGTTCGGCGTCCTCTTTGGCGCCGGCGAGGTGGAGGCGGGCGACAACGTCGCCGAGAGCGTCGTCGACTCCTCCGAGATCATCAACACGCTCGACGGCGGCGGCGTCTCGACCGTGGGGTATGCCGCCGAGGACGTGGAGCTCTCCGGCGGCGGCGGCCTGCTCTCGCGGTTCAAGGGCGGCGACGACGGCATGGACGACGGGCTGGACACGGCCAACACGACCAACCGCATCACCTCGCTGGTCCGGAAGGCCGCGCTGGGTCGGCTGACCCTGCCCTGTGAGATCGACGGGTCAGAGCGGGCGCTGCTCGTGATCGCCGGGCCGCCCGAACACCTCAACCGGAAAGGGATCGAGCGCGGGCGCAAGTGGCTCGAAGAGCAGACCGGATCGATGGAGGTCCGGGGCGGTGACTATCCGACCGAGACGCCGAAAGTCGCGGCGTCGATCCTGCTGTCGGGCGTGCACAACGTACCGCGGATCAAGGAACTCCAGCAGGTCGCGATCGAGGCACAGGACAATATCGACGAGATTCGACAGCAAAGCGAAGACAACTTGACTGACTTGGTGGAAGACGATGAAGATGAACTCGACCCGTTGTTCTAG
- the cofC gene encoding 2-phospho-L-lactate guanylyltransferase, producing the protein MRVVVPVSGSDPKTRLADVLDADERLAFTEAMLGDVVETLAAAGHAPEVVATAAVDCPAPVTVDERPLDPLINGLLADAAGALAVVMADLPLLSGDAVERLFAPDADVVLAPGLGGGTNAFVCRHPDFRVDYHGASIRDHRRIAREIGADLVEVDSRRLATDIDEPADLAEVLLHSDGRAADWLVDAGVELAFEDGRVGVTRN; encoded by the coding sequence ATGCGCGTCGTCGTCCCCGTCTCGGGGTCGGACCCGAAGACCCGCCTCGCAGACGTTCTCGACGCCGACGAGCGCCTGGCCTTTACCGAGGCGATGCTCGGTGACGTGGTCGAGACCCTCGCTGCGGCCGGCCACGCACCCGAGGTCGTCGCGACCGCAGCAGTCGACTGTCCGGCGCCGGTGACCGTCGACGAGCGTCCGCTGGACCCGCTTATCAACGGGCTGCTCGCGGACGCCGCTGGCGCCCTGGCCGTCGTGATGGCAGATCTCCCGCTGCTGAGTGGCGACGCCGTCGAGCGACTGTTCGCACCCGACGCCGACGTGGTGCTGGCCCCGGGACTGGGTGGGGGAACGAACGCCTTCGTCTGTCGGCACCCCGACTTCCGGGTGGACTACCACGGCGCATCGATCCGCGACCACCGGCGGATCGCCCGCGAGATCGGGGCCGATCTTGTCGAGGTGGACTCCCGACGACTGGCGACCGACATCGACGAACCCGCGGACTTGGCGGAGGTGCTGCTACACAGCGACGGCCGGGCGGCCGACTGGCTCGTCGACGCCGGCGTCGAACTCGCCTTCGAGGACGGCCGCGTCGGCGTCACCCGAAACTGA
- a CDS encoding Lrp/AsnC family transcriptional regulator: MVTAYIMIKANTGDADRLRDEIEAVEGVLEAHIVAGDVDLIAKVQVDSPAAVKDVAATHIQGINGVESTQTYIAMD; encoded by the coding sequence ATGGTTACTGCCTACATCATGATCAAAGCGAACACGGGAGACGCCGATCGACTACGAGACGAGATCGAGGCCGTCGAGGGGGTGCTGGAGGCCCACATCGTCGCCGGCGATGTCGACCTCATCGCGAAGGTCCAGGTCGACAGCCCCGCCGCCGTCAAGGACGTGGCGGCGACCCACATCCAGGGGATCAACGGGGTCGAGAGCACACAGACGTACATCGCGATGGACTAG
- a CDS encoding Lrp/AsnC ligand binding domain-containing protein, producing MVDAFIMLKTDTGKSDELLAEVQALPGISEAHIVAGQYDIVAEASGEVYDVMQSVATQVRDIEGVLDTRTYVCLE from the coding sequence ATGGTCGACGCGTTCATCATGCTCAAGACCGACACCGGCAAGTCCGACGAACTCCTGGCGGAGGTTCAGGCACTCCCGGGTATCTCCGAGGCACACATCGTCGCGGGCCAGTACGATATCGTCGCGGAGGCGAGTGGGGAGGTGTACGACGTGATGCAGTCAGTCGCGACGCAGGTCCGGGATATCGAGGGGGTGTTGGACACGCGGACCTACGTCTGCCTGGAGTAG
- a CDS encoding DUF5813 family protein: MTDVPDDVADVFERRDTFVAGGDGYAVETTSFEGHVTASEGEKWRTDYEVTVRAPTLQAATADEVGGAVAGGWFDTFERRLEDAPKSTRATVELDEYTVERDGEEVVVTYRFSLGSESQAADVAKAFVEYVEGTYVEGIVPGYSYVGVVADLMDSASTGGSEGTRGGTPL; this comes from the coding sequence ATGACCGACGTGCCAGACGACGTTGCGGACGTGTTCGAGCGCCGCGACACCTTCGTCGCGGGCGGTGACGGCTACGCGGTAGAGACGACCAGTTTCGAGGGTCACGTGACCGCGAGCGAGGGCGAGAAGTGGCGGACCGACTACGAGGTGACGGTGCGAGCGCCGACGCTACAGGCCGCGACCGCCGACGAGGTCGGCGGGGCCGTCGCCGGCGGGTGGTTCGACACGTTCGAGCGCCGGCTAGAGGACGCCCCCAAGTCGACGCGGGCAACGGTAGAACTGGACGAGTACACCGTCGAACGCGACGGCGAGGAGGTCGTCGTCACCTATCGGTTCAGCCTGGGCAGCGAGAGCCAGGCCGCCGACGTGGCGAAGGCGTTCGTCGAGTACGTCGAGGGGACCTACGTCGAAGGGATCGTCCCGGGCTACAGCTACGTCGGCGTCGTGGCCGACCTGATGGACTCCGCGAGTACCGGCGGCAGCGAGGGGACTCGCGGCGGGACGCCGCTGTAG
- the cofG gene encoding 7,8-didemethyl-8-hydroxy-5-deazariboflavin synthase subunit CofG, giving the protein MIPGADAYDIDIAFDRRAVERLLSITPEDVDAATEFSYCRNVFVPLTTACRYTCTYCTYYDPPGEADLMSPEEIRETCRRGADAGCTEALFTFGDDPDDRYTAVYDQLAEWGHETIHEYLRAACEIALGEGLLPHANPGDQTREQMATVAGLNASMGVMLETTADVQAHGGPRAKNPGQRLATIRTAGELGVPFTTGILVGIGEDWRDRAQSLLAIRELDERYGHVQEVIVQPVAENERWRDGSPDLATMRRVTAMARAALPDSVSVQVPPNLAPARELVDCGIDDLGGVSPVTVDHINPDYEWPALAELDAVADHAGVPLSERLPVYDRYATDEWLSERIETALAREDAHGERFRAVLERGENPAGRRA; this is encoded by the coding sequence GTGATTCCCGGCGCCGACGCCTACGACATCGACATCGCGTTCGATCGGCGGGCTGTCGAGCGCCTGCTGTCGATAACGCCCGAAGATGTCGACGCGGCCACGGAGTTCTCGTACTGTCGGAACGTCTTCGTCCCGCTGACGACGGCCTGCCGGTACACCTGCACGTACTGCACCTACTACGACCCGCCCGGCGAGGCCGACCTCATGTCGCCCGAGGAGATCCGCGAGACCTGCCGGCGGGGCGCCGACGCCGGCTGTACGGAGGCGCTGTTCACGTTCGGCGACGACCCGGACGACCGCTACACCGCGGTGTACGACCAACTGGCCGAGTGGGGCCACGAGACGATCCACGAGTATCTGCGAGCGGCCTGCGAGATCGCACTGGGGGAAGGGCTGCTCCCCCACGCGAACCCGGGCGACCAGACCCGCGAGCAGATGGCGACCGTCGCGGGCCTGAACGCCTCGATGGGCGTGATGCTGGAGACGACCGCGGACGTGCAGGCCCACGGCGGGCCGCGGGCGAAGAACCCCGGCCAGCGCCTGGCGACGATCCGGACCGCCGGCGAACTGGGCGTCCCGTTCACGACCGGCATCCTCGTCGGCATCGGCGAGGACTGGCGCGACCGAGCCCAGAGCCTGCTGGCGATCCGCGAGCTAGACGAGCGCTACGGCCACGTCCAGGAGGTGATCGTCCAGCCGGTCGCCGAGAACGAGCGCTGGCGGGACGGCTCACCCGACCTGGCGACGATGCGCCGCGTCACCGCGATGGCGCGGGCGGCCCTGCCCGACTCGGTGTCGGTCCAGGTCCCGCCGAACCTCGCACCGGCACGCGAACTGGTCGACTGCGGGATCGACGATCTGGGCGGCGTCTCGCCCGTGACGGTCGACCACATCAACCCCGACTACGAGTGGCCGGCGCTGGCCGAACTCGACGCTGTCGCCGACCACGCCGGCGTCCCCCTCTCCGAACGACTGCCCGTGTACGACCGCTACGCGACCGACGAGTGGCTCTCCGAACGGATCGAGACGGCGCTGGCCCGCGAGGACGCCCACGGCGAGCGGTTCCGGGCAGTGCTGGAACGCGGCGAGAACCCGGCCGGTCGGCGGGCGTAG
- the cofH gene encoding 7,8-didemethyl-8-hydroxy-5-deazariboflavin synthase subunit CofH, whose product MSDAFDAATTGDLEFTHQPITDQSFENALAKARDGDRLTVADGVELITTGTDRDGIDPRRKEQVLEAADRRRAEVVGDEVTFVANLNNNVTTACNTGCLFCNFKDRSEQFRTSYQDDHGGFTKTPAESREIVADAVERGIYEVCSVSGLHPALVLDDEHRDLLEASDRGDLNYRSPAEYEVDPGTYCEQIRAMNVGGVHVHSMTPEEAYHARRGTDWSYEEVFRRLKRAGLDSVPGTAAEILVDEVREVICPAKIDSGEWLDAMEAAASVGLDTTATIMYGHVENAKHRLLHLKRVRELQDRTGAITEFVPLSFVHEETPLYERGLVEGGASRDEDELMIAVSRLFLDNVIHIQSSWVKYGDAQGLKMLTCGADDFMGTILSEEITKRAGGGYGEFRSVREYADMISAIGRTPVERSTDYEQRRVVDPDADVVGPELGPAADGTPLLE is encoded by the coding sequence ATGTCCGACGCCTTCGACGCCGCCACGACGGGTGACCTGGAGTTCACCCACCAGCCGATCACCGACCAGTCCTTCGAGAACGCGCTGGCGAAGGCACGCGACGGGGACCGGCTGACCGTCGCCGACGGCGTCGAACTCATCACGACCGGGACCGACCGCGACGGGATCGACCCCCGGCGCAAGGAACAGGTGTTAGAGGCCGCCGACCGCCGGCGGGCCGAGGTCGTGGGCGACGAGGTGACCTTCGTCGCCAACCTCAACAACAACGTCACGACGGCCTGCAACACGGGCTGTCTGTTCTGTAACTTCAAGGACCGCTCCGAGCAGTTCCGGACGAGCTACCAGGACGACCACGGCGGGTTCACGAAGACGCCCGCCGAATCCCGCGAGATCGTCGCAGACGCCGTCGAGCGGGGGATCTACGAGGTCTGTTCGGTCTCCGGGCTCCACCCGGCGCTCGTGCTGGACGACGAGCACCGCGACCTGCTGGAGGCGAGCGACCGAGGAGACCTGAACTACCGCTCGCCGGCCGAGTACGAGGTCGACCCCGGCACCTACTGCGAGCAGATTCGGGCCATGAACGTCGGCGGCGTCCACGTCCACTCGATGACGCCCGAGGAGGCCTACCACGCCCGCCGGGGGACCGACTGGTCCTACGAGGAAGTGTTCCGCCGGCTGAAGCGGGCCGGCCTGGACAGCGTCCCCGGCACCGCCGCCGAGATCCTCGTCGACGAGGTCCGCGAGGTCATCTGCCCGGCCAAGATCGACTCCGGGGAGTGGCTCGACGCGATGGAAGCGGCCGCAAGCGTCGGCCTGGACACCACGGCGACGATCATGTACGGCCACGTCGAGAACGCGAAACACCGGCTTCTCCACCTGAAGCGGGTTCGAGAGCTCCAGGACCGGACGGGCGCGATCACGGAGTTCGTCCCCCTCTCGTTCGTTCACGAGGAGACCCCCCTGTACGAGCGGGGGCTGGTCGAGGGTGGCGCGAGCCGGGACGAGGACGAACTGATGATCGCCGTCTCGCGGCTGTTCCTCGACAACGTGATCCACATCCAGTCCTCCTGGGTCAAATATGGCGACGCCCAGGGGCTGAAGATGCTGACCTGTGGCGCCGACGACTTCATGGGGACGATCCTCTCCGAAGAGATCACGAAACGCGCCGGCGGGGGGTACGGCGAGTTCCGGTCGGTCCGCGAGTACGCCGACATGATCTCGGCGATCGGCCGGACGCCGGTCGAGCGCTCGACGGACTACGAACAGCGCCGTGTCGTCGACCCCGACGCCGACGTTGTCGGCCCGGAACTCGGACCAGCGGCCGACGGGACGCCGCTGCTGGAGTGA
- a CDS encoding ferredoxin, with amino-acid sequence MADEDGPVDPSEFGDQDGPPIEDKPYKIIFEANKCFGAGKCAEVSETWSLDLDTGIARPETYYIDEADLDHNVAAAEVCPAKKDRGVIHVVDRRTNEEIAPDPNGDGTLSVDW; translated from the coding sequence ATGGCAGACGAAGACGGTCCCGTGGACCCCAGCGAGTTCGGGGACCAGGACGGTCCCCCGATCGAGGACAAGCCGTACAAGATCATCTTCGAGGCAAACAAGTGCTTCGGCGCGGGCAAGTGCGCGGAGGTCTCGGAGACGTGGTCGCTGGATCTGGATACCGGCATCGCCAGGCCCGAGACCTACTACATCGACGAGGCCGACCTCGACCACAACGTCGCCGCCGCGGAGGTCTGTCCGGCCAAGAAAGACCGCGGCGTGATCCACGTCGTCGACCGCCGGACGAACGAGGAGATCGCCCCCGACCCCAACGGCGACGGGACGCTCTCGGTCGACTGGTAA
- a CDS encoding complex I NDUFA9 subunit family protein, whose translation MDVLVAGGTGFIGQYLCRELDSRGHDVTALARNPREGSLPDGVTRKQGDVTDYDSIEGAFEGQDAVVFLVALSPLFKPSGGDGMHERVHLGGTENCVRAAEEHGVDRYMQMSALGADPNGDTHYIRAKGKAEGVVEDSDLDWTIIRPSIVFGDGGEFVSFTKQLKGMFAPGLPLYPLPAGGDTMRFQPIWVEEFAPILGDILEEEGHAGQTYEIGGPEILTLREVTNTVYDAEGKSITIVPLPMPMAKIGLTVLGNLGFKMGKDQYESLDFDNVPSENDLEALGREPGGLTTLGDYLRGT comes from the coding sequence ATGGACGTACTCGTGGCCGGCGGAACCGGCTTCATCGGACAGTACCTGTGTCGAGAACTCGACAGTCGGGGACACGACGTGACCGCGCTGGCACGCAACCCACGCGAAGGGTCGCTGCCGGACGGGGTGACCCGCAAGCAGGGCGATGTCACCGACTACGACAGCATCGAGGGCGCTTTCGAGGGACAGGACGCGGTCGTGTTCCTCGTCGCGCTGTCGCCGCTGTTCAAGCCAAGCGGCGGCGACGGGATGCACGAGCGGGTCCACCTCGGGGGCACCGAGAACTGCGTCAGAGCCGCCGAGGAACACGGCGTCGACCGGTACATGCAGATGAGCGCGCTCGGTGCGGACCCGAACGGCGACACCCACTACATCCGCGCGAAGGGGAAAGCGGAGGGCGTCGTCGAGGACTCCGACCTCGACTGGACGATCATCCGCCCCTCGATCGTCTTCGGCGACGGTGGCGAGTTCGTCAGCTTCACCAAGCAACTCAAGGGGATGTTCGCGCCCGGGCTGCCGCTGTACCCGCTTCCCGCGGGCGGGGACACGATGCGTTTCCAGCCCATCTGGGTCGAGGAGTTCGCCCCGATCCTCGGCGACATCCTCGAAGAGGAGGGCCACGCCGGCCAGACCTACGAGATCGGCGGTCCCGAGATACTCACGCTCCGAGAGGTGACCAACACCGTCTACGACGCCGAAGGCAAGTCGATCACGATCGTCCCGCTCCCGATGCCGATGGCCAAGATCGGACTCACAGTGCTCGGGAACCTGGGCTTCAAGATGGGGAAAGACCAGTACGAGTCGCTGGACTTCGACAACGTCCCCTCGGAGAACGACCTCGAAGCACTGGGTCGTGAGCCGGGTGGTCTGACGACACTCGGCGACTACCTCCGGGGCACCTGA
- the tmk gene encoding dTMP kinase, which translates to MLVTLEGLDGTGKTTVWDRLRADDAVPADTVFTREPTESWYGEAVQRSIDDPDADSLAELFLYTADHAAHLADTVRPALREGRLVVSDRYSDSRYAYQGATLADATDLPDPLAYVREVHAPWTRPPDLTVYLDLDPETAARRSGATNKFETADYLADVQTNYERLVEDDPERFVRVDATQSPETVYAAVREAILERR; encoded by the coding sequence ATGCTCGTCACGCTGGAAGGCCTCGACGGGACCGGCAAGACGACGGTCTGGGATCGGCTCCGGGCCGACGACGCCGTTCCCGCCGATACCGTGTTCACCCGGGAACCGACCGAGAGCTGGTACGGCGAGGCGGTCCAGCGCTCGATCGACGACCCCGACGCCGACTCGCTGGCCGAACTCTTCCTCTACACTGCCGACCACGCCGCCCACCTCGCCGACACCGTCCGCCCGGCGCTGCGCGAGGGGCGACTCGTCGTCTCCGACCGCTACAGCGACTCCCGATACGCGTACCAGGGCGCGACGCTCGCGGACGCGACGGATCTCCCGGATCCACTCGCGTACGTCCGCGAGGTCCACGCACCCTGGACCCGGCCCCCGGATCTGACGGTGTATCTCGATCTCGACCCGGAGACGGCGGCCCGACGAAGCGGCGCGACGAACAAGTTCGAGACCGCAGACTACCTCGCGGACGTACAGACGAACTACGAGCGCCTGGTCGAGGACGACCCCGAGCGGTTCGTCCGGGTCGACGCTACCCAGTCGCCGGAGACGGTCTACGCGGCCGTCCGCGAAGCGATCCTGGAGCGACGCTAG
- a CDS encoding sodium:calcium antiporter encodes MAANLLVEGGIIVAATLAIWKGSDWLESSSEQLSTYYGLPQVVQGAIVVAVGSSFPELATVVVAAIGGSMPLGVGAIVGSAIFNILVIPAVAGIATEDDIESNRTLVYKEAQFYMLAVSVLLITFAMAVIYYPGGPSLTGDVTRPLALLPLGLYGLYIFIQYQDTADHQTTDDGGDIAVGRQWLLLLAGLGVILVAVESLVHSVGVIGRAAGIQEFLLGVTILAAATSLPDTLVSLRAAKDDRGVTSLANVLGSNTFDLLVAIPLGVLIAGTWTVDFAMAVPMFAILTGATILLFTALRTDLLLSTVESYALLGAYLAFVGWVVVESLGLVTGVLPA; translated from the coding sequence ATGGCCGCGAACCTGCTCGTCGAGGGTGGTATCATCGTCGCTGCGACGCTCGCGATCTGGAAAGGCAGCGACTGGCTGGAGTCGTCGAGCGAACAGCTCTCGACGTACTACGGGCTCCCGCAGGTCGTCCAGGGAGCGATCGTCGTCGCCGTCGGCTCCAGTTTCCCCGAACTGGCGACCGTCGTCGTCGCCGCGATCGGGGGATCGATGCCCCTGGGCGTCGGTGCGATCGTGGGCTCGGCGATCTTCAACATCCTGGTGATCCCGGCCGTCGCGGGGATCGCCACCGAGGACGACATCGAGTCCAACCGCACGCTCGTCTACAAGGAGGCCCAGTTCTACATGCTGGCGGTGTCGGTGTTGCTCATCACCTTCGCGATGGCGGTGATCTACTACCCCGGCGGACCGTCGCTGACGGGCGACGTGACCCGCCCGCTGGCACTGCTGCCGCTTGGCCTGTACGGCCTGTACATCTTCATCCAGTACCAGGACACCGCGGACCACCAGACCACCGACGACGGTGGCGACATCGCCGTCGGCAGGCAGTGGCTCCTCCTGCTCGCGGGGCTTGGCGTCATCCTGGTCGCCGTCGAGAGTCTGGTCCACTCCGTCGGCGTCATCGGCCGTGCGGCTGGTATCCAGGAGTTCCTGCTCGGGGTGACGATCCTGGCGGCGGCGACCTCGCTCCCCGATACCCTCGTGAGCCTCCGGGCGGCCAAGGACGACCGCGGGGTCACCTCGCTGGCGAACGTCCTGGGCTCGAACACGTTCGACCTGCTCGTTGCGATCCCCCTGGGCGTGCTCATCGCCGGGACCTGGACGGTCGATTTCGCCATGGCCGTCCCGATGTTCGCGATCCTGACGGGCGCGACGATCCTGCTGTTCACCGCGCTCCGGACCGACCTGCTGTTGAGCACGGTCGAGTCATACGCGCTGTTGGGCGCGTATCTCGCCTTCGTCGGCTGGGTCGTCGTCGAGTCCCTCGGGCTCGTCACCGGCGTCCTGCCCGCCTAG
- a CDS encoding DUF998 domain-containing protein — protein MDNTNDRTRSERLGYPDASVAGFSLVLAGFVGFMGIITAEVLYPDYSTRQEISDLGSTVPPNPIMHEPSATIFNSTMLATGALVLVAAYFVARTADRRGFPVALAVFGAGAFGVGVFPGNVTPWHGLFALLTFFSGGVTAVLSARVADRPFSFLCGLFGAISLTVLVSVFVYGLFLGGPSPLAPLGAGGIERWVAYPIVLWVLAFGGYLLGGSWE, from the coding sequence ATGGACAACACGAACGATCGCACACGCTCAGAACGGCTCGGCTACCCGGACGCGTCGGTCGCAGGGTTCAGTCTGGTCCTCGCGGGGTTCGTCGGTTTCATGGGGATCATCACCGCCGAAGTGCTCTACCCCGACTACTCGACGCGCCAGGAGATCAGCGACCTGGGGTCGACGGTCCCGCCGAACCCGATCATGCACGAGCCCTCGGCGACGATCTTCAACAGCACGATGCTGGCCACGGGCGCGCTGGTTCTGGTCGCCGCCTACTTCGTCGCCAGGACCGCCGACCGGCGTGGTTTCCCGGTCGCACTCGCCGTCTTCGGGGCCGGCGCGTTCGGCGTCGGTGTCTTCCCCGGCAACGTGACGCCGTGGCACGGCCTGTTCGCGCTGCTGACGTTCTTCAGCGGCGGCGTCACCGCCGTCCTCTCCGCGCGTGTCGCCGACCGGCCGTTCTCGTTCCTCTGTGGCCTCTTCGGCGCCATCTCCCTGACCGTGCTGGTCAGCGTCTTCGTCTACGGACTGTTCCTCGGCGGTCCCAGTCCGCTTGCGCCGCTGGGCGCTGGCGGGATCGAACGCTGGGTGGCGTATCCGATCGTCCTGTGGGTGCTCGCCTTCGGCGGCTATCTGCTGGGTGGGTCCTGGGAGTAA